The proteins below are encoded in one region of Maribacter aestuarii:
- a CDS encoding very short patch repair endonuclease translates to MPKKYSEERIIVPRFNEESGFYTTPERSKIMSKIRGKNTKPELAFRKALYAAGYRYRIDYKKLIGKPDIVLKKYRTVIFIDGEYWHGRNWEERKPKIKTNRDFWVAKFERNIQRDKEVNAELKRLGYTVFRFWESEVKKELEFCIEKVIQHLKVDETS, encoded by the coding sequence ATGCCCAAAAAGTATTCTGAAGAACGTATTATCGTACCGCGCTTTAATGAAGAATCTGGATTTTATACTACTCCAGAGCGTTCCAAGATTATGAGCAAGATACGGGGCAAGAATACCAAGCCCGAACTCGCCTTTAGAAAAGCTTTATATGCCGCCGGATATCGATATCGCATCGATTACAAAAAGTTGATAGGGAAGCCAGATATTGTCTTAAAAAAATATAGAACTGTCATCTTTATTGATGGAGAATACTGGCACGGACGTAACTGGGAAGAACGAAAACCTAAGATAAAAACAAACCGTGACTTTTGGGTCGCCAAATTTGAGCGCAACATACAGCGTGATAAAGAAGTGAATGCGGAATTAAAACGTTTGGGATATACCGTTTTTCGTTTTTGGGAATCCGAAGTTAAGAAAGAATTGGAATTCTGTATCGAGAAAGTCATCCAACACCTGAAAGTGGATGAAACGAGCTGA
- a CDS encoding fumarate reductase/succinate dehydrogenase flavoprotein subunit yields MGILDSKVPSGPLADKWTNHKNHINLVNPANKRNIDIIVVGTGLAGGSAAATLAELGYNVKTFCYQDSPRRAHSIAAQGGINASKNYQGDGDSNYRLFYDTVKGGDYRSREANVYRLAEVSGHIIDQCVAQGVPFAREYGGLLDNRSFGGVLVSRTFYAKGQTGQQLLLGAYSAMNRQINRGKIKPFNRHEMMDLVKVDGKARGIIARNLVTGEIERHSAHAVVLATGGYGNVFFLSTNAMGSNVMAAWRAHRRGAFFANPCYTQIHPTCIPVSGDHQSKLTLMSESLRNDGRIWVPKKLEDAQAIREGKLKPTQLKEEDRDYYLERRYPAFGNLVPRDVASRAAKERCDAGFGVNKTGEAVYLDFDAAIMRYGKEKALTSGIKDADDRTVRALGEEVIETKYGNLFQMYEKIVDENPYKTPMMIYPAVHYTMGGLWVDYNLQTTVEGCYAAGEANFSDHGANRLGASALMQGLADGYFVLPYTIGDYLSNDIRTGKIPTDSPEFEAAEKEVRDRMEKLMNGSGTHSVDYYHKRLGKIMWNKCGMSRNAIELQEAIDEISDLRKDFWENVRVPGSTDSKNQELEKAGRVADFLELGELFAKDALTRNESCGGHFREEYQTPEGEALRDDENFKFVSAWEYKGEPKDAVLHKEELKYENIELKTRSYK; encoded by the coding sequence ATGGGCATATTGGATTCTAAAGTTCCGTCAGGGCCATTGGCCGATAAATGGACCAACCATAAAAATCACATTAATCTGGTTAACCCAGCCAACAAGCGCAATATTGACATTATTGTTGTGGGAACCGGTCTTGCTGGTGGTTCCGCCGCGGCGACCTTGGCCGAACTCGGATACAATGTAAAAACATTTTGCTACCAGGATTCTCCAAGACGTGCGCACTCCATTGCGGCGCAGGGAGGTATCAACGCATCAAAAAATTATCAAGGAGATGGTGACAGTAACTATCGCTTGTTCTATGATACCGTAAAGGGTGGGGACTACCGTTCACGCGAGGCAAATGTATATCGGTTGGCAGAAGTATCCGGTCACATTATAGATCAGTGTGTTGCCCAAGGTGTACCCTTCGCAAGGGAATATGGTGGTCTATTAGACAACCGTTCTTTTGGTGGAGTATTGGTCTCAAGAACATTTTACGCCAAAGGACAAACGGGGCAGCAATTACTTTTAGGTGCCTATTCCGCTATGAACCGTCAAATAAACAGGGGTAAAATTAAGCCTTTTAACCGTCATGAAATGATGGATTTAGTAAAAGTCGATGGTAAGGCACGCGGTATTATTGCACGAAATTTGGTTACCGGTGAGATTGAAAGGCATTCGGCGCATGCCGTTGTATTGGCAACAGGAGGTTATGGGAATGTATTCTTCCTTTCTACCAATGCTATGGGAAGTAACGTAATGGCTGCATGGCGAGCTCATAGAAGAGGTGCCTTTTTTGCTAATCCTTGTTACACGCAGATTCATCCGACGTGTATTCCGGTATCTGGAGATCATCAGTCTAAATTAACCTTGATGTCAGAATCTTTACGAAACGATGGGCGTATCTGGGTTCCAAAAAAATTAGAAGACGCTCAAGCCATTCGCGAAGGGAAATTAAAACCAACGCAGCTGAAGGAAGAAGACCGCGATTATTATTTGGAAAGACGTTATCCAGCTTTTGGAAATTTAGTTCCACGTGATGTTGCTTCTAGAGCAGCTAAAGAGCGTTGCGATGCCGGATTTGGTGTGAACAAAACCGGAGAGGCCGTTTACTTGGACTTTGACGCTGCCATAATGCGCTATGGTAAAGAAAAAGCATTGACTTCAGGAATTAAGGATGCCGATGATAGAACCGTAAGGGCTTTGGGCGAAGAGGTTATAGAAACCAAGTACGGAAACCTTTTTCAGATGTATGAAAAGATAGTAGATGAAAATCCGTACAAGACACCTATGATGATTTACCCTGCCGTACATTACACCATGGGTGGACTTTGGGTAGATTATAATTTACAGACCACCGTTGAAGGCTGTTATGCTGCCGGTGAAGCTAACTTTAGTGACCATGGTGCAAACAGGTTAGGAGCCTCCGCGCTTATGCAGGGTCTTGCAGATGGGTATTTTGTACTTCCCTATACCATAGGTGATTATTTATCCAACGACATTAGAACGGGTAAGATCCCGACCGACTCTCCCGAGTTTGAAGCTGCGGAGAAAGAAGTGAGGGACCGTATGGAGAAATTGATGAACGGAAGTGGAACACATTCCGTTGATTATTACCACAAAAGACTTGGAAAAATAATGTGGAATAAGTGTGGAATGTCCCGTAACGCAATTGAATTACAGGAAGCCATTGACGAGATTTCCGATTTACGTAAAGACTTCTGGGAAAATGTGCGTGTGCCAGGATCAACAGATAGTAAGAACCAAGAATTGGAGAAGGCCGGGCGTGTTGCTGATTTCTTAGAGTTAGGTGAATTGTTTGCCAAGGACGCTTTAACACGTAACGAGTCCTGTGGAGGGCATTTTAGAGAGGAATACCAAACTCCAGAGGGTGAAGCATTAAGAGACGATGAAAACTTTAAGTTTGTGTCGGCTTGGGAATATAAGGGTGAACCCAAAGACGCTGTTCTGCATAAAGAAGAGTTGAAGTATGAAAATATTGAGTTGAAAACGCGTTCATATAAATAA
- a CDS encoding serine hydrolase domain-containing protein yields the protein MKNIAPLILSLAFLTAVSAQENYYFPERNADWSQKSASDFTIDAEKLKQAVSFAEANEYSGSRDLRIAILKGFESEPFHEILGPTKKRGGPAGMILKNGYIVAQWGDTKRVDMTFSVTKSFLSTMAGLAVDEGLIANLDDKVVGYIWDGNFAGAHNSKISWEHLLQQNSAWSGELWGGKDWADRPPKEGGIDDWKFQRPAEPGTVMEYNDVRVNVLAYALTHLWRKPMPVVLKEKIMDRIGASTSWRWHGYDHAWTEIDGLKMKSVTGGGHSGAGLFINTEDMARFGLLFLNNGKWKNEQLISKEWIEMAVEPSVPNKNYGYMWWLNKKGNRHWEGLSETIYYAAGFGGNFIIVDKENDMVVVTRWLEPNKIGEFMTKLNAALN from the coding sequence ATGAAAAACATTGCTCCACTTATCCTTTCACTAGCTTTTCTGACTGCGGTGAGCGCTCAAGAAAATTATTATTTTCCTGAAAGAAATGCGGATTGGTCTCAAAAATCTGCTTCAGATTTTACAATTGATGCAGAGAAACTTAAACAGGCCGTAAGTTTTGCTGAAGCCAATGAATACTCAGGTTCACGAGATTTAAGGATTGCCATTCTAAAAGGATTTGAAAGCGAACCCTTTCATGAAATTCTTGGTCCAACGAAAAAGCGAGGTGGTCCAGCCGGAATGATTTTAAAAAATGGCTACATAGTGGCGCAGTGGGGAGATACCAAACGGGTGGATATGACCTTTAGTGTTACCAAAAGTTTTTTAAGTACAATGGCCGGTCTGGCAGTTGATGAAGGGCTTATTGCAAACTTAGATGATAAGGTAGTGGGTTATATATGGGATGGAAATTTTGCAGGGGCGCACAATTCAAAAATTAGCTGGGAGCACTTATTGCAACAAAATTCCGCTTGGTCCGGTGAACTTTGGGGCGGTAAGGATTGGGCGGATAGACCACCAAAAGAAGGCGGCATTGATGATTGGAAATTTCAGCGGCCTGCGGAGCCGGGAACGGTCATGGAATACAATGATGTACGTGTAAATGTTCTGGCCTATGCACTAACACACTTATGGCGAAAGCCAATGCCAGTTGTCCTGAAAGAAAAAATAATGGATAGGATAGGAGCGTCAACTTCTTGGCGATGGCATGGTTACGACCATGCTTGGACAGAGATAGATGGATTAAAAATGAAGTCTGTTACGGGTGGAGGTCATTCCGGTGCTGGACTCTTTATCAACACGGAGGACATGGCACGGTTTGGTCTATTATTTTTGAACAACGGTAAATGGAAAAATGAGCAACTCATAAGCAAAGAATGGATTGAGATGGCTGTTGAGCCCTCAGTACCCAATAAGAACTACGGATATATGTGGTGGCTAAATAAAAAGGGGAACAGGCATTGGGAAGGTCTCTCGGAGACTATTTATTATGCCGCCGGCTTTGGGGGTAATTTCATTATAGTGGATAAGGAGAACGACATGGTAGTGGTTACCCGGTGGTTAGAACCTAATAAAATTGGGGAGTTTATGACTAAATTGAATGCCGCCCTGAACTAA
- a CDS encoding methionine aminotransferase — MSDNPIHFNSKLPKVGTTIFTTVGNLARVHQALDLSQGFPNFEADKKLMELVSKAMVQGHNQYATMPGYYGLREVISRKIENLHGASYDAETEVTVTVGATQAIYTTITAFVHPSDEVIVLKPAYDCYEPAIEVNGGIPVYLQLKAPNYQVNWENFQQLITAKTRMVIINTPHNPSGRIFSKADMMRLQEILKGTNIILLSDEVYEHIIFDGREHQSASRFKDLASRSFVCASFGKTFHVTGWKIGYCAAPASLMKEFRKVHQFNVFSVDHPTQRAMAQYLQNEAHYNNLSSFYQKKRDFFLKGLENSRFKFEPSAGTYFQLLDYSQITDESDENFAKRLISDYKLASIPISSFNVNRRDDKVLRFCFAKKEETLVQALEILMKL; from the coding sequence ATGTCCGATAATCCAATCCATTTCAACTCCAAATTACCTAAGGTAGGTACAACCATCTTTACCACAGTGGGCAATCTCGCTAGAGTACATCAGGCTCTTGATTTATCCCAGGGATTTCCGAATTTTGAAGCGGACAAAAAGCTTATGGAACTGGTTTCTAAGGCCATGGTTCAGGGTCATAACCAATATGCGACCATGCCTGGCTATTATGGTTTACGTGAAGTAATCTCTCGAAAAATCGAAAACTTACATGGGGCTTCCTATGACGCAGAGACAGAGGTTACCGTTACTGTTGGTGCCACTCAGGCAATTTATACAACAATCACGGCATTCGTGCATCCATCGGATGAAGTTATTGTGCTAAAACCTGCTTACGATTGTTACGAGCCCGCTATTGAGGTAAATGGTGGTATTCCCGTCTATTTGCAACTAAAAGCGCCCAACTATCAAGTTAACTGGGAAAATTTCCAACAGTTAATTACAGCAAAGACCAGAATGGTCATCATCAATACTCCGCACAACCCCAGCGGACGCATTTTTTCCAAAGCGGATATGATGAGGCTTCAGGAAATATTGAAGGGTACCAACATAATTTTATTAAGCGACGAAGTCTATGAGCATATTATTTTTGACGGACGTGAACATCAAAGTGCCTCACGGTTCAAGGATTTGGCATCACGCAGTTTCGTCTGTGCTTCCTTCGGGAAGACATTTCACGTGACCGGATGGAAAATAGGCTATTGTGCCGCTCCCGCTTCGCTTATGAAGGAATTCCGAAAAGTACACCAATTTAATGTTTTCAGCGTAGACCACCCGACACAACGTGCAATGGCTCAATACTTGCAAAATGAAGCGCATTATAATAACCTCAGCAGCTTCTATCAAAAGAAAAGGGATTTTTTCTTAAAGGGATTGGAAAATTCTAGATTTAAATTTGAACCTTCGGCCGGAACGTATTTTCAGTTGTTGGACTATTCCCAAATTACAGATGAGTCCGATGAAAATTTTGCAAAAAGATTGATTAGTGATTATAAGTTGGCCAGTATTCCTATATCTTCCTTTAACGTAAACCGTAGAGATGATAAAGTACTTCGGTTTTGTTTTGCAAAAAAAGAGGAGACTTTAGTTCAGGCCTTGGAAATTCTTATGAAGCTTTAG
- a CDS encoding GNAT family N-acetyltransferase, whose translation MELQFKKCENKDIEELLYISRKTFIDAFEKDNDPEDFKTYIDFAFDEMKIKSELENPNSSFYFSFLDKALVGYFKLNENDAQTDIKNKNNVELERIYVLNDFQGRKIGQKLLQHAVKLGAEKGKEYIWLGVWEKNVAAIRFYQKYGFKKFGTHPYYIGNDKQTDWLMRYDLSNFQ comes from the coding sequence ATGGAACTTCAATTTAAGAAATGTGAGAATAAGGATATTGAGGAATTGCTATATATTTCTCGGAAAACCTTTATAGATGCTTTTGAAAAGGATAACGACCCAGAGGACTTTAAGACTTATATTGATTTTGCTTTTGACGAAATGAAAATTAAGAGTGAACTTGAAAACCCAAATTCTTCCTTTTATTTTAGTTTTCTAGATAAGGCTTTAGTAGGTTATTTTAAACTGAACGAGAACGATGCCCAGACAGATATTAAAAATAAGAACAATGTGGAATTGGAGCGTATCTACGTTTTAAATGATTTTCAGGGTAGAAAAATTGGTCAAAAGCTCTTACAACATGCAGTAAAACTTGGTGCTGAAAAAGGTAAGGAATATATATGGTTGGGTGTTTGGGAGAAGAACGTGGCTGCTATCCGATTTTATCAGAAATACGGTTTTAAAAAGTTCGGCACCCACCCATACTACATTGGAAACGATAAACAGACCGATTGGTTAATGCGGTACGATTTGAGTAACTTCCAGTAA
- a CDS encoding type 1 glutamine amidotransferase domain-containing protein has translation MKRIAILATNGFEESELKSPKEAMENAGFKVDIVSPENGEIKGWANGNWSNSYKVDRNLKEVKAEEYNALMLPGGVINPDKLRTNEDALLFVRDFFKMKKPVAAICHAPQILISADVVKGRKLTSFNSIKDDLINAGANWVDQEVVVDEGFVTSRNPNDLPAFNSKLIEEIREGKHEEQHA, from the coding sequence ATGAAGAGGATTGCAATTTTAGCAACAAATGGATTTGAAGAAAGTGAATTAAAGTCTCCAAAAGAGGCAATGGAAAATGCGGGATTTAAAGTAGATATCGTAAGCCCAGAGAACGGAGAAATTAAAGGTTGGGCTAACGGAAATTGGTCAAACTCCTATAAAGTAGATAGAAATTTAAAAGAGGTCAAAGCGGAAGAATATAATGCGCTAATGTTACCAGGAGGAGTAATCAACCCGGATAAATTGAGAACAAATGAAGATGCACTGTTATTTGTCAGGGATTTCTTTAAAATGAAGAAGCCGGTAGCAGCCATATGCCATGCACCGCAAATTTTGATTAGTGCGGACGTTGTAAAAGGAAGAAAATTGACTTCATTCAACTCCATAAAAGATGACTTAATCAATGCCGGAGCCAATTGGGTAGACCAAGAGGTAGTAGTAGATGAAGGATTTGTAACCAGTAGAAATCCAAATGATTTACCAGCTTTTAACTCCAAGTTAATTGAGGAGATAAGAGAAGGTAAGCATGAAGAACAACATGCATAA
- a CDS encoding succinate dehydrogenase/fumarate reductase iron-sulfur subunit: MKLNLKIWRQKDATSKGKMTDYTIDGIDGDMSFLEMMDVLNEDLINKGEEPVEFDHDCREGICGSCSLQINGEPHGPDRLVTTCQLHMRKFNDGDTIVIEPFRARAFPVIKDLIVDRSAFDRIQQAGGYISINTSGNTQDANSIPIDKHDADDAFYAAACIGCGACVAACKNASAMLFTSAKVSQYALLPQGKVEATERVQNMVRQMDLEGFGNCTNTGACEVECPKGISLENIARMNREYLAANIKG, translated from the coding sequence ATGAAATTAAACTTAAAAATCTGGCGTCAAAAAGATGCCACTTCTAAAGGAAAAATGACTGATTATACCATAGACGGTATTGATGGTGATATGTCCTTTTTGGAAATGATGGATGTTCTTAATGAGGATTTAATCAATAAAGGAGAGGAGCCTGTGGAGTTTGATCACGATTGCCGTGAAGGTATTTGTGGTTCTTGTTCTTTACAAATAAATGGCGAACCGCATGGCCCCGATAGGTTGGTCACAACCTGTCAGTTGCATATGCGCAAGTTCAATGATGGAGATACTATTGTCATTGAGCCGTTTAGAGCCAGAGCATTTCCTGTGATTAAAGATTTAATCGTTGACCGGTCTGCTTTTGATAGAATTCAGCAAGCAGGCGGATATATTTCCATTAACACCTCTGGAAATACCCAAGACGCTAATTCCATTCCAATAGATAAACATGATGCAGATGACGCTTTTTATGCTGCTGCCTGTATCGGTTGTGGGGCCTGCGTTGCAGCTTGTAAAAATGCGAGTGCCATGCTGTTTACCTCTGCTAAGGTATCTCAATATGCCTTGTTACCCCAAGGAAAGGTAGAGGCTACGGAACGCGTACAAAATATGGTTCGACAAATGGACTTGGAAGGTTTTGGAAACTGCACCAACACAGGAGCCTGTGAAGTAGAATGTCCTAAAGGAATCTCCTTAGAGAACATTGCGCGCATGAACCGTGAATATTTAGCAGCCAATATTAAGGGATAA
- a CDS encoding CoA transferase subunit B, whose amino-acid sequence MLDKNGIAQRIAKEVRDGYYVNLGIGIPTLVANFVRDDISVEFQSENGVLGMGPFPFEGEEDADIINAGKQTITTLPGASFFDSATSFAMIRGQHVDLTILGAMEVSEEGDIANWKIPGKMVKGMGGAMDLVASAENIIVAMMHTNRAGESKLLKKCSLPLTGVKCVKKIVTNLAVLEVTDEGFLLLERAPGVSVEQITEATEGKLVVPGDVPEMILN is encoded by the coding sequence ATGTTAGATAAAAATGGAATAGCCCAACGAATTGCTAAAGAGGTAAGGGATGGGTATTATGTAAACTTGGGAATAGGTATACCCACTTTGGTTGCTAATTTTGTACGGGATGATATTAGCGTAGAGTTTCAGAGTGAAAACGGAGTGCTAGGCATGGGGCCATTTCCTTTTGAAGGAGAAGAGGATGCCGATATTATAAACGCCGGAAAACAAACCATTACCACGTTGCCGGGAGCATCTTTCTTCGATTCTGCTACGAGCTTCGCGATGATCAGAGGCCAACATGTAGATTTAACCATACTTGGTGCGATGGAAGTATCTGAGGAAGGGGATATTGCTAATTGGAAGATTCCAGGAAAAATGGTCAAGGGAATGGGAGGGGCTATGGATCTGGTAGCATCCGCCGAGAACATTATTGTGGCCATGATGCACACCAACAGGGCAGGGGAGTCTAAACTTTTGAAAAAATGCTCCTTACCGTTGACAGGGGTAAAGTGTGTAAAAAAAATAGTAACGAATTTGGCCGTACTGGAAGTCACCGACGAAGGTTTTTTATTGCTGGAAAGGGCACCTGGGGTAAGTGTCGAACAAATAACGGAGGCAACTGAAGGGAAATTGGTGGTTCCTGGGGATGTGCCGGAAATGATTTTAAATTAG
- a CDS encoding CoA transferase subunit A has translation MIKKTVADVNEALEGVQDGMTFMLGGFGLCGIPENAINALVKLNIKDITCISNNAGVDDFGLGLLLQKHQIKKMISSYVGENDEFERQMLSGELEVELTPQGTLAEKCKAAQGGFPAFFTPAGYGTEVAEGKETREFDGKMYVLEEAFKADFSFVKAWKGDEAGNLIFKGTARNFNPCMCGAAKITVAEVEELVPAGELDPNQIHVPGIFVQRIFQGQDYEKRIEQRTVRERK, from the coding sequence ATGATTAAAAAAACAGTAGCTGACGTCAACGAAGCTTTAGAAGGGGTACAGGACGGAATGACATTTATGCTAGGCGGGTTCGGTCTTTGTGGTATACCGGAAAATGCCATTAATGCATTGGTTAAGTTGAATATTAAGGATATAACCTGTATTTCAAATAACGCTGGCGTGGATGATTTTGGCTTGGGCCTTCTATTACAAAAACATCAAATAAAAAAAATGATTTCTTCCTACGTTGGTGAAAACGACGAGTTTGAACGGCAGATGTTGAGCGGGGAACTGGAAGTTGAACTTACCCCCCAAGGTACCCTGGCAGAAAAGTGCAAGGCCGCACAAGGAGGCTTCCCGGCATTTTTTACGCCTGCAGGCTACGGTACAGAGGTTGCCGAAGGAAAAGAGACCAGGGAATTTGATGGCAAAATGTACGTGCTGGAAGAGGCTTTTAAGGCCGATTTCTCTTTTGTAAAGGCTTGGAAAGGTGACGAAGCGGGCAATCTCATTTTTAAGGGAACTGCAAGAAATTTTAATCCGTGTATGTGTGGAGCCGCAAAGATTACGGTAGCTGAGGTAGAAGAACTTGTACCTGCTGGAGAACTGGACCCAAATCAAATCCATGTCCCGGGTATTTTTGTCCAACGCATATTTCAAGGTCAGGATTATGAGAAGAGAATTGAACAAAGAACGGTGAGGGAAAGAAAATAA